Proteins encoded by one window of Streptomyces sp. LX-29:
- a CDS encoding ABC transporter ATP-binding protein: MSGTGQGWVRRLTRYCWRYRRNVLLSLGASLAGMAVLALVPLIPRLIIDDVVVSQERPLGPWAALLIVAAVVVYALTYLRRYYGGRLALDVQHDLRTEMFEAITRLDGRRQDELSTGQVVSRGTSDLQLIQGLLFMVPMMIGNVLLFVISLVVMAILSPLLTVVVLAVAPALWIIAARSRTRLFPATWYAQSQAGAVAGVVDGAVTGVRVVKGFGQEHQETGKLREAGRRLFAARLRTVRLNARYTPALQAVPALGQVAMLAVGGWMATRGQVTLGTFVAFSTYLAQLVGPVRMLTMMLTMGQQARAGVERVFELIETEPAIEERPDARELPADAPATVEFDHVTFGYAGARRPVLDDVSLRIEPGEVLAVVGASGSGKSTLSMLLPRFYDVSSGAVRIGGQDVRDLTYASLRGAIGLVPESSFLFSDTVRANLAYGAPDATDEQIRAAARAAQADAFISELPDGYDTEVGEQGLTLSGGQRQRVALARAILTDPRLLVLDDATSAVDARVEHEIHEALRGVMAGRTTLLIAHRLSTLALADRVAVLDAGRVVDVGTHDELRERCELYRRLLTDPDELSGIERDPAGAAPDRGGDLALRAGAADAGRAPDAGSAGVRTSAVQGGGRPAGPAGAAPAAVGRDASVSAAPEDGSAGEPDGSAPAGAAGGSDGEAAVAGLAEPEIQGVDLGLGRDTGRDAGHRLDRSPASARHPATNGATGQDFYRALDRELDLDVDIEVEAEIDSEPVNARRRVVDGVTPELWKRRQDGADGADTASAGTAGAAGPSAAATGRPGAMAGALAGAPATPELLAKVAALPPAADTPDIDEDQAERPEDSYGLRRLLRGFGLPLGLALALVAVDALAGLLLPVLIRQGIDEGVQRAALGAVWVASGLALLVVLGQWAAQIGETRLTGRTGERVLYSLRVKIFAQLQRLGLDYYERELTGKVMTRMTTDVDALSTFLQTGLVTAVVSLLSFFGILVALLVIDVQLAMVVFATLPPLIIGTVFFRRQSVKAYELARERISGVNADLQESVAGLRIVQAFRREDSGRRRFAERSDDYRRARVHGQWLISIYFPFVQLLSSVAAALVLIVGAGRVGDGTLTAGALVAYLLYIDLFFAPVQQLSQVFDGYQQATVSLRRIQELLREPTSTPVAERPRDVRSLRGEIAFEDVHFHYGAAAEAATAPVSGPASESGAAADARKAADAGGGVGARADEAALTGIDLHIPAGQTVAFVGQTGAGKSTLVKLVARFYDPTAGSVRVDGADLRELDLTRYRHRLGVVPQESYLFAGTVRDAIAYGRPGATDAEVEAAARAVGAHAMVASLEGGYLHEVTERGRNLSAGQRQLIALARAELVDPDVLLLDEATAALDLATEALVNQATDRLAGKRTTLVVAHRLTTAARADRVVVLHQGRVAEDGTHDELLALGGRYAELWRTFTGEAGPTAADVDEGTATATLAR, from the coding sequence GTGTCAGGCACAGGACAGGGCTGGGTGCGACGGCTGACCCGGTACTGCTGGCGGTACCGGCGCAATGTGCTGCTGTCTCTCGGCGCCTCGCTCGCCGGAATGGCCGTGCTGGCCCTCGTGCCGCTCATTCCGCGACTGATCATCGACGATGTCGTCGTCAGTCAGGAGCGCCCGCTGGGCCCCTGGGCCGCGCTGCTGATCGTCGCCGCGGTCGTCGTCTACGCCCTGACCTATCTGCGGCGCTACTACGGCGGGCGGCTCGCCCTCGACGTCCAGCACGATCTGCGCACCGAGATGTTCGAGGCGATCACCCGGCTGGACGGCAGGCGGCAGGACGAGCTGTCCACCGGCCAGGTCGTCAGCCGCGGCACCAGCGACCTCCAGCTCATCCAGGGCCTGCTCTTCATGGTGCCGATGATGATCGGCAACGTGCTGCTGTTCGTCATCTCGCTGGTCGTGATGGCGATCCTCTCGCCGCTGCTCACCGTCGTGGTGCTGGCCGTGGCCCCCGCCCTGTGGATCATCGCCGCGCGCAGCCGCACCCGGCTCTTCCCCGCCACCTGGTACGCGCAGAGCCAGGCCGGCGCGGTCGCGGGCGTCGTCGACGGCGCCGTCACCGGCGTGCGCGTCGTCAAGGGCTTCGGACAGGAGCACCAGGAGACCGGCAAGCTGCGCGAGGCCGGCCGCCGGCTGTTCGCCGCGCGGCTGCGCACCGTGCGGCTCAACGCCCGCTACACCCCCGCGCTCCAGGCCGTGCCCGCGCTGGGCCAGGTCGCCATGCTGGCGGTCGGCGGCTGGATGGCCACCCGCGGGCAGGTCACCCTCGGCACCTTCGTCGCCTTCTCGACCTACCTCGCGCAGCTCGTCGGCCCGGTGCGGATGCTCACCATGATGCTGACCATGGGCCAGCAGGCCCGGGCCGGCGTCGAGCGCGTCTTCGAGCTCATCGAGACCGAGCCGGCCATCGAGGAGCGGCCCGACGCCCGGGAGCTGCCGGCCGACGCCCCCGCCACCGTCGAGTTCGACCACGTCACCTTCGGCTACGCCGGCGCCCGGCGCCCGGTCCTCGACGACGTCTCGCTGCGCATCGAACCGGGCGAGGTGCTGGCCGTCGTCGGCGCCTCCGGAAGCGGCAAGTCGACCCTCTCGATGCTGCTTCCGCGCTTCTACGACGTCTCCAGCGGGGCGGTGCGGATCGGCGGTCAGGACGTGCGCGACCTGACGTACGCCTCGCTCCGCGGCGCCATCGGGCTCGTCCCCGAGAGCAGCTTCCTGTTCTCCGACACCGTGCGGGCGAACCTCGCGTACGGCGCCCCGGACGCCACCGACGAGCAGATCCGGGCCGCCGCGCGCGCGGCGCAGGCCGATGCCTTCATCAGCGAGCTGCCCGACGGCTATGACACGGAGGTGGGCGAGCAGGGCCTCACCCTCTCCGGTGGCCAGCGGCAGCGCGTCGCCCTGGCCCGCGCGATCCTCACCGACCCCCGGCTGCTCGTCCTGGACGACGCCACCTCGGCGGTGGACGCGCGCGTCGAGCACGAGATCCACGAGGCGCTGCGCGGGGTGATGGCCGGCCGCACCACGCTGCTCATCGCCCACCGCCTCTCCACCCTCGCCCTCGCCGACCGCGTCGCCGTCCTCGACGCCGGCCGCGTGGTCGACGTGGGCACCCACGACGAGCTGCGCGAGCGGTGCGAGCTCTACCGCCGGCTGCTGACCGACCCCGACGAGCTCAGCGGGATCGAACGGGACCCGGCCGGGGCCGCGCCCGACCGGGGTGGGGACCTCGCCTTGCGTGCCGGAGCGGCCGACGCGGGTCGCGCCCCCGACGCGGGGAGCGCCGGTGTGCGGACGTCCGCCGTCCAGGGCGGCGGACGTCCCGCGGGCCCGGCCGGCGCGGCGCCCGCGGCCGTCGGACGTGACGCGTCCGTGAGTGCCGCGCCGGAGGACGGCTCGGCAGGCGAGCCGGACGGATCCGCACCGGCCGGAGCCGCGGGCGGCTCAGACGGTGAGGCGGCCGTCGCGGGGCTCGCCGAGCCGGAGATCCAGGGCGTGGACCTGGGGCTGGGCCGGGACACCGGCCGGGACGCCGGGCACCGGCTGGACCGGAGCCCCGCATCGGCGCGGCACCCGGCGACGAACGGCGCGACGGGCCAGGACTTCTACCGGGCGCTGGACCGCGAGCTCGACCTGGACGTCGACATCGAGGTCGAGGCGGAGATCGACAGCGAGCCGGTCAACGCCCGGCGCCGGGTCGTGGACGGGGTGACGCCCGAGCTCTGGAAGCGCCGTCAGGACGGTGCGGACGGCGCGGACACCGCGTCGGCCGGCACGGCCGGAGCCGCCGGTCCGTCCGCCGCGGCGACCGGCCGGCCCGGCGCCATGGCCGGCGCGCTCGCCGGGGCGCCCGCGACGCCCGAGCTGCTCGCCAAGGTCGCGGCGCTGCCGCCGGCCGCAGACACCCCCGACATCGACGAGGACCAGGCCGAGCGCCCGGAGGACTCCTACGGGCTGCGGCGGCTGCTGCGCGGCTTCGGGCTGCCGCTCGGCCTCGCCCTGGCCCTGGTCGCCGTGGACGCGCTGGCCGGTCTGCTGTTGCCCGTGCTGATCCGGCAGGGCATCGACGAGGGTGTGCAGCGTGCCGCGCTGGGCGCCGTGTGGGTGGCGTCCGGGCTCGCCCTGCTGGTGGTGCTCGGGCAGTGGGCCGCGCAGATCGGGGAGACCCGACTGACCGGGCGGACCGGCGAGCGGGTGCTCTACTCCCTGCGCGTCAAGATCTTCGCCCAGCTCCAGCGGCTGGGCCTGGACTACTACGAGCGCGAGCTGACCGGCAAGGTCATGACCCGCATGACCACCGATGTCGACGCGCTCTCGACCTTCCTCCAAACCGGCCTGGTCACCGCCGTCGTCAGCCTGCTGAGCTTCTTCGGCATCCTGGTCGCGCTGCTCGTCATCGACGTACAACTGGCGATGGTGGTCTTCGCGACGCTGCCCCCGCTGATCATCGGCACCGTCTTCTTCCGGCGGCAGAGCGTCAAGGCGTACGAGCTGGCGCGCGAGCGCATCAGCGGCGTCAACGCCGACCTCCAGGAGAGCGTCGCCGGGCTGCGGATCGTGCAGGCGTTCCGCCGCGAGGACAGCGGACGGCGGCGGTTCGCCGAGCGCAGCGACGACTACCGCCGGGCCCGGGTGCACGGCCAGTGGCTGATCTCGATCTACTTCCCCTTCGTCCAACTGCTGTCCTCCGTCGCCGCCGCGCTGGTGCTGATCGTCGGCGCCGGGCGGGTCGGCGACGGGACGCTCACCGCGGGCGCCCTGGTCGCGTACCTGCTCTACATCGACCTGTTCTTCGCCCCGGTGCAGCAGCTCTCCCAGGTCTTCGACGGCTACCAGCAGGCCACCGTGTCGCTGCGCCGCATCCAGGAGCTGCTGCGCGAGCCGACCAGCACCCCGGTCGCCGAGCGGCCGCGCGATGTGCGCTCGCTGCGCGGCGAGATCGCCTTCGAGGACGTGCACTTCCACTACGGCGCGGCCGCGGAGGCCGCCACGGCCCCGGTGAGCGGTCCGGCATCGGAAAGCGGCGCGGCGGCGGACGCCCGTAAGGCCGCCGACGCCGGCGGCGGGGTCGGCGCCCGCGCCGACGAGGCGGCGCTCACCGGCATCGACCTGCACATACCCGCTGGGCAGACCGTCGCCTTCGTCGGCCAGACCGGCGCCGGCAAGTCCACCCTCGTCAAGCTGGTCGCCCGGTTCTACGACCCCACCGCCGGCAGCGTCCGGGTGGACGGCGCGGACCTGCGCGAGCTCGACCTGACCCGCTACCGGCACCGGCTCGGCGTGGTCCCCCAGGAGTCCTACCTCTTCGCCGGGACCGTGCGCGACGCCATCGCCTACGGTCGTCCCGGCGCCACCGACGCCGAGGTCGAGGCGGCCGCGCGGGCGGTGGGCGCGCACGCCATGGTCGCCTCCCTGGAGGGCGGCTACCTCCACGAGGTCACCGAGCGCGGGCGCAACCTCTCCGCGGGCCAGCGGCAGTTGATCGCCCTGGCCCGTGCCGAGCTGGTCGACCCGGACGTGCTGCTGCTCGACGAGGCGACGGCGGCCCTGGACCTGGCGACCGAGGCGTTGGTCAACCAGGCCACCGACCGGCTCGCGGGCAAGCGCACCACGCTGGTGGTCGCCCATCGGCTCACCACGGCGGCCCGCGCCGACCGGGTGGTGGTGCTGCACCAGGGGCGGGTCGCCGAGGACGGCACCCATGACGAGCTGCTGGCGCTCGGCGGACGCTACGCCGAGCTGTGGCGCACCTTCACGGGTGAGGCCGGGCCGACGGCGGCCGACGTCGACGAGGGCACGGCGACGGCCACGCTGGCGCGTTGA
- a CDS encoding S28 family serine protease, giving the protein MRKALRWLLSLVVLIGTAVVGSASSMTAAHAAEPDIKERILAIPGMSLIEEKPYEGYRFFVLNYTQPIDHRHPSKGTFQQRLTLLHKATDRPTVFFTSGYNVNTNPRRSEPTQIVDGNQVSMEYRFFTPSRPQPADWSKLDIQQAAKDQHRIFKALKPIYGKNWLATGGSKGGMTATYYRRFFPNDMDGTVAYVAPNDVRNKEDSAYDRFFRTVGTAECRAKLNAVQREALVRRDEIVDRYQKWAAEEKQTFTVVGSADKAYENVVLDLVWAFWQYHLLKDCDTVPAATASTDDLYTFIDDISGFSAYTDQGLANYTPYYYQAGTELGAPSFKTPHLKGLLRYPGIYNPRNYVPRDIPMTFKPWAMRDVDRWVRHHSERMLFVNGANDPWAAEPFRVGRGSEDSYVFTVPGGNHGSNVAGLPAAQKEKATQEILEWAGVAPAAVREGDKPAKRLTPYDPKLDKQLVEREPLLRP; this is encoded by the coding sequence ATGCGCAAGGCGCTCAGATGGCTGCTGTCGCTCGTGGTGCTGATAGGCACCGCGGTCGTCGGCAGCGCGTCGTCCATGACGGCGGCCCACGCCGCCGAGCCGGACATCAAGGAACGCATCCTCGCGATACCGGGGATGAGCCTTATCGAGGAGAAGCCCTACGAGGGCTACCGCTTCTTCGTGCTCAACTACACGCAGCCGATCGACCACCGGCACCCGTCCAAGGGCACCTTCCAGCAGCGGCTGACCCTGCTGCACAAGGCCACGGACCGGCCGACGGTGTTCTTCACCTCCGGCTACAACGTCAACACCAACCCGCGCCGCAGCGAGCCCACGCAGATCGTCGACGGCAACCAGGTCTCGATGGAGTACCGCTTCTTCACTCCGTCCCGACCCCAGCCGGCCGACTGGTCCAAGCTCGACATCCAGCAGGCCGCCAAGGACCAGCACCGCATCTTCAAGGCGCTGAAGCCGATCTACGGCAAGAACTGGCTGGCCACCGGCGGCAGCAAGGGGGGCATGACGGCCACCTACTACCGTCGCTTCTTCCCGAACGACATGGACGGCACCGTCGCCTACGTCGCCCCCAACGACGTGCGCAACAAGGAGGACTCGGCCTACGACCGCTTCTTCCGCACCGTCGGCACCGCCGAGTGCCGCGCCAAGCTCAACGCGGTGCAGCGCGAGGCCCTGGTGCGGCGCGACGAGATCGTCGACCGCTACCAGAAGTGGGCGGCCGAGGAGAAGCAGACCTTCACCGTCGTGGGCAGCGCCGACAAGGCGTACGAGAACGTGGTGCTCGACCTGGTGTGGGCCTTCTGGCAGTACCACCTGCTGAAGGACTGCGACACGGTGCCGGCGGCGACCGCCTCCACCGATGACCTGTACACCTTCATCGATGACATCTCCGGCTTCTCCGCCTACACCGACCAGGGCCTGGCGAACTACACCCCGTACTACTACCAGGCGGGCACCGAGCTGGGCGCGCCCTCCTTCAAGACCCCGCACCTGAAGGGCCTGCTGCGCTACCCGGGCATCTACAACCCGCGCAACTACGTGCCCCGCGACATCCCGATGACCTTCAAGCCGTGGGCCATGCGGGACGTCGACCGCTGGGTGCGCCACCACAGCGAGCGGATGCTCTTCGTCAACGGCGCCAACGACCCGTGGGCGGCGGAGCCGTTCCGCGTAGGTCGCGGGTCCGAGGACAGCTACGTCTTCACCGTCCCCGGCGGCAACCACGGCTCCAACGTGGCCGGGCTGCCCGCCGCGCAGAAGGAGAAGGCCACCCAGGAGATCCTGGAGTGGGCGGGGGTCGCCCCGGCCGCCGTCCGTGAGGGCGACAAGCCGGCCAAGCGGCTGACCCCCTACGACCCGAAGCTCGACAAGCAGCTCGTCGAGCGCGAGCCGCTGCTGCGGCCGTAA
- a CDS encoding glycoside hydrolase family 3 protein: MPCQEATLRHVLPRKGREVHRRTLLTATAATAAACATGAAGAAERAGEVVGAGRPDRARLRALISRMTLEEKVGQLFVMRVYGHSATAPDPVDVEANRKEMGVANAAELVEAYHVGGIIYFAWAHNTREPHQIADLSNGIQRAGLAQPTPLPLLITTDQEHGIVARVGAPATLFPGAMALGAGGSTEDVRTAARIAGAELAAMGIRQDYAPVADVNVNPANPVIGVRSFGADPQAVARLVAAQVRGYQRSGVAATAKHFPGHGDTTVDSHVGLPLITHSRAEWERLDAPPFRAAIAAGIDAIMTAHLLFPALDPVDDPATLSRPILTGVLRGELGFDGVVVTDSLGMAGVREKYGDARVPVLALKAGADQLLNPPDLPTAWRGVHQAVRDGELSEARLDASILRILELKARRGLFADPYTSDRAVDRTVGVPAHLRAADRIAGRTTTLVADDAGLLPLSPRRHRSLLVVGVDPAAPSGTGGPPTAVLARALTELGFTAEALSTGTGSRPDPSPERIAAAVARARGRDAVLVATYNVGPSSGQRTLVAALTATGVPVVHLALRNPYDIAQVTGYGLAASLATYSWTDVELRAAARVLAGRVRPRGRLPVAVPRADDPSRLLYPIGHGLSY; the protein is encoded by the coding sequence ATGCCGTGCCAAGAGGCGACTCTTCGCCATGTCCTGCCACGGAAGGGGCGCGAGGTGCACCGACGTACGCTGCTCACCGCCACGGCCGCCACGGCCGCCGCCTGCGCCACCGGAGCCGCCGGGGCCGCCGAACGGGCGGGGGAAGTCGTCGGGGCCGGCAGACCCGACCGGGCCCGGCTGCGGGCCCTGATCTCCCGGATGACGCTGGAGGAGAAGGTCGGCCAGCTCTTCGTGATGCGGGTGTACGGGCACTCGGCGACCGCGCCGGACCCCGTCGACGTCGAGGCGAACCGCAAGGAGATGGGCGTCGCCAACGCCGCCGAGCTGGTCGAGGCATACCACGTCGGGGGGATCATCTACTTCGCCTGGGCGCACAACACCCGTGAGCCGCACCAGATCGCCGACCTGTCCAACGGCATCCAGCGCGCCGGGCTGGCCCAGCCCACCCCGCTGCCGTTGCTGATCACCACCGACCAGGAGCACGGCATCGTGGCCCGCGTCGGCGCGCCGGCCACCCTCTTCCCCGGCGCGATGGCGCTGGGCGCGGGCGGGAGCACGGAGGACGTACGCACCGCCGCCCGCATCGCCGGTGCCGAGCTGGCCGCCATGGGCATCCGACAGGACTACGCGCCGGTCGCGGACGTCAACGTCAACCCGGCCAACCCGGTCATCGGCGTGCGCTCCTTCGGCGCCGACCCACAGGCCGTGGCCCGCCTGGTCGCCGCCCAGGTCAGGGGGTACCAGCGGAGCGGGGTCGCGGCCACCGCCAAGCACTTCCCCGGGCACGGCGACACCACCGTGGACAGCCATGTCGGGCTGCCGCTGATCACCCATTCGCGGGCGGAGTGGGAGCGGCTGGACGCCCCGCCGTTCCGTGCGGCGATCGCGGCCGGCATCGACGCGATCATGACGGCGCATCTGCTGTTCCCCGCGCTGGACCCGGTGGACGACCCGGCGACGCTCTCCCGGCCGATCCTCACCGGGGTGCTCCGCGGCGAACTCGGCTTCGACGGCGTGGTGGTGACCGACTCGCTCGGCATGGCGGGGGTGCGCGAGAAGTACGGCGACGCGAGGGTGCCGGTGCTCGCCCTGAAGGCCGGCGCCGACCAGCTGCTGAACCCGCCCGACCTGCCCACGGCCTGGCGCGGGGTGCACCAGGCGGTGCGGGACGGGGAGCTGAGCGAGGCGCGGTTGGACGCCTCGATCCTGCGGATCCTGGAGCTGAAGGCGCGCCGCGGACTGTTCGCCGACCCGTACACCAGCGACCGCGCGGTGGACCGCACGGTGGGCGTGCCGGCCCATCTCCGGGCCGCCGACCGGATCGCCGGGCGGACCACGACGCTGGTCGCCGACGACGCCGGGCTGCTGCCGCTCTCGCCCCGCCGGCACCGCTCGCTGCTGGTCGTCGGCGTCGACCCGGCCGCCCCCTCGGGCACCGGCGGACCGCCCACCGCCGTGCTCGCGCGGGCCCTGACCGAACTGGGATTCACCGCCGAGGCGTTGTCCACCGGGACCGGCTCCCGGCCCGACCCGTCACCGGAGCGGATCGCGGCGGCGGTGGCGCGGGCGCGCGGCCGGGACGCGGTGCTCGTGGCGACGTACAACGTGGGTCCGAGCTCCGGCCAGCGCACCCTGGTGGCGGCGCTCACCGCGACCGGCGTCCCCGTCGTCCATCTCGCGCTGCGCAACCCGTACGACATCGCCCAGGTGACCGGCTACGGCCTGGCGGCCTCGCTGGCCACCTACTCCTGGACCGATGTGGAACTGCGGGCGGCCGCGCGGGTGCTGGCCGGGCGCGTCCGGCCGCGCGGCCGGCTGCCGGTCGCGGTGCCCCGCGCGGACGACCCGTCCCGGCTGCTCTACCCGATCGGCCACGGACTGTCGTACTGA
- a CDS encoding NUDIX hydrolase, with product MSDDVPARGPARDAAVVVARDADGLVALLSADFPRHGGEYLFLPGGRREDGETPEECARRELREEAGITATRWRHLGAYAITLESTARVHLYEAQGLTLGPQELTPTEEGFKLSWWPMADALDAASQRRFLLPAGPLALLLADRGEPA from the coding sequence ATGAGCGACGACGTTCCCGCACGCGGCCCGGCCCGCGACGCGGCGGTGGTGGTGGCCCGCGACGCGGATGGATTGGTGGCCCTGCTGTCGGCCGACTTCCCCCGCCATGGCGGCGAGTACCTGTTCCTGCCCGGCGGTCGTCGCGAGGACGGCGAGACCCCCGAAGAGTGCGCTCGACGGGAACTGCGTGAAGAGGCCGGGATCACCGCCACTCGGTGGCGGCACCTGGGCGCGTACGCGATCACCCTGGAATCGACTGCCCGCGTACACCTCTACGAAGCCCAAGGGCTGACGCTCGGACCGCAGGAGCTGACCCCGACGGAGGAGGGATTCAAACTGTCCTGGTGGCCCATGGCCGACGCCCTCGACGCCGCCTCCCAGCGCCGATTCCTCCTCCCGGCCGGGCCCCTCGCCCTGCTCCTGGCCGACCGTGGAGAGCCCGCGTAG
- a CDS encoding STM4013/SEN3800 family hydrolase, with translation MINAAELIGSGAGILFVTLDALRYDVARAAYDEGLTPHLAGLLPEGGWERRQTPGSFTLPAHMAYFSGFLPKLPQPNQPPRLWECRPPAFKAVDLQTFVFDAPNLLTGLGHNGYRTVCIGGVTYFSRETPLGGVLPDMFDEDYWRPEFCSPEPDSTRHQVDQALEVADTHAGRRLFLFVNVSATHVPHGHYIGESTDTTASQKAALAYADEHLDRLVTTLTAKRRWLVIMCADHGDAYGDDGYHGRGIAHPVVMNVPFAAWVR, from the coding sequence GTGATCAACGCGGCTGAACTCATCGGCTCCGGGGCGGGCATCTTGTTCGTCACCTTGGACGCTCTGCGGTACGACGTGGCCCGCGCCGCGTACGACGAGGGTCTGACCCCGCACCTGGCCGGGCTGCTGCCCGAAGGTGGCTGGGAACGGCGACAGACCCCCGGCTCCTTCACGCTGCCCGCGCACATGGCGTACTTCTCCGGGTTCCTGCCCAAGCTCCCCCAGCCCAACCAGCCACCCCGCCTGTGGGAATGCCGCCCCCCGGCGTTCAAGGCAGTCGATCTCCAGACGTTCGTGTTCGATGCCCCCAACCTCCTCACGGGGCTCGGTCACAACGGGTATCGCACCGTGTGCATCGGAGGGGTGACCTACTTCTCCCGCGAGACTCCGCTCGGCGGCGTGCTGCCCGACATGTTCGACGAGGACTACTGGCGGCCGGAGTTCTGCTCCCCGGAACCGGACTCCACTCGGCACCAGGTGGACCAGGCCCTGGAGGTCGCCGACACGCACGCCGGGCGGCGTCTGTTCCTGTTTGTCAACGTCTCGGCCACCCACGTACCCCATGGCCACTACATAGGGGAGAGCACCGACACCACCGCCTCCCAGAAGGCCGCGCTCGCATACGCAGACGAACACCTCGATCGCCTGGTCACCACCCTGACCGCGAAGCGAAGGTGGCTGGTCATCATGTGCGCCGATCACGGCGACGCCTACGGAGACGACGGCTACCACGGCCGGGGCATCGCGCATCCCGTCGTGATGAATGTGCCGTTCGCGGCCTGGGTGCGTTGA
- a CDS encoding thymidylate kinase, whose product MSLPHAYEPILYADRREPFYVLEGVSGIGKSTLTELLRRRLGASSLHTLHTPHSGWSPVANGRLRPLPQFAFYLSGVLHAADSVRQARTISPVVADRYVSSVIACHSAVHRVALNEVRLLLGPFLPYLETPDHTFYLRSSEQVLRDRMTAKAADSNLTSDDAELFTVPGRLARLLDNFEAVADEDPTAVVLNTDGKTPDELADWIINHVEAGRA is encoded by the coding sequence ATGAGCCTGCCGCACGCGTACGAGCCGATCCTGTACGCCGACCGCCGGGAGCCGTTCTACGTCCTGGAAGGGGTCTCCGGCATCGGCAAGTCCACCCTCACCGAACTGCTGAGGCGGCGGCTCGGTGCCTCCAGCCTGCACACCCTCCACACTCCGCACAGCGGGTGGTCGCCGGTGGCCAACGGGCGGCTTCGGCCCCTGCCCCAGTTCGCGTTCTACCTCTCCGGCGTCCTGCATGCCGCCGACTCCGTTCGGCAGGCCCGCACGATCAGCCCCGTGGTCGCCGACCGGTACGTCTCCTCGGTGATCGCCTGCCACAGCGCCGTCCACCGTGTCGCGCTGAACGAGGTCCGGCTGCTGCTAGGGCCCTTCCTGCCCTACTTGGAGACCCCGGATCACACCTTCTACCTGCGGTCTTCGGAACAGGTCCTACGCGACCGCATGACCGCGAAGGCGGCGGACAGCAATCTCACCTCCGACGACGCCGAGCTGTTCACCGTGCCCGGTCGCCTTGCGCGGCTTCTGGACAACTTCGAGGCTGTGGCAGACGAGGACCCCACGGCCGTCGTCCTGAACACCGACGGCAAGACCCCGGACGAACTCGCTGACTGGATCATCAACCACGTGGAGGCCGGCCGTGCTTAA
- a CDS encoding radical SAM protein gives MEVPPTLAPTAVDWTALGNFVALRGQLRVSFGPKCNIQCWFCHNEGDVPPPIMRLDSAQRPRERALCPGHYVTVITALMKAGMKRVYFTGGEPLVSPLTRPVLERLPPPGPDGSYTLITNGTRVPAHQHWLARTPLDKVKVSLHYFSDESLRAIAGTRIGITAVLDGIEAAREIFERVELNCLLLKDNAHEIRPILDFALQRRMPVQFIELVGTDFNEGRAASAVPADETVGYLRTLASDEHTEIAGVGQGRRVFRIDGIEVDVIHRNLGRHHVGQCGTCPLRTKCVEGFWALRVDHGGGLQPCLLREDLRLDLKDLLGDPDRLAASVAGHITSFTEGTL, from the coding sequence GTGGAAGTCCCGCCCACCCTCGCACCGACCGCGGTCGACTGGACCGCCCTGGGCAACTTTGTCGCCCTCCGTGGGCAGTTACGCGTCTCCTTCGGCCCGAAGTGCAACATCCAGTGCTGGTTCTGCCACAACGAAGGCGACGTCCCGCCCCCGATCATGCGGCTCGACTCCGCCCAGCGGCCACGCGAGCGCGCTTTGTGCCCCGGCCACTACGTCACGGTCATCACCGCCCTCATGAAGGCCGGGATGAAGCGGGTCTACTTCACCGGCGGTGAACCACTCGTCTCCCCGCTGACCCGGCCCGTGCTGGAACGGCTCCCGCCGCCCGGCCCAGACGGCTCCTACACCCTGATCACCAACGGCACCCGCGTACCGGCACACCAGCACTGGCTGGCCCGGACGCCGCTGGACAAGGTGAAGGTCTCCCTTCACTACTTCTCCGACGAGTCACTGCGGGCCATCGCCGGGACGCGCATCGGGATCACGGCTGTACTGGACGGCATCGAGGCGGCACGGGAGATCTTCGAGCGGGTCGAACTGAACTGCCTCCTCCTCAAGGACAACGCGCACGAGATCCGCCCGATCCTGGACTTCGCGCTTCAGCGGCGGATGCCGGTGCAATTCATCGAACTGGTCGGCACCGACTTCAACGAGGGCCGGGCCGCCTCCGCCGTACCCGCGGACGAGACGGTCGGATACCTGCGGACCCTGGCCAGCGACGAACACACCGAGATCGCCGGGGTGGGCCAGGGCCGCCGCGTCTTCCGCATCGACGGCATCGAGGTCGACGTCATCCACCGCAACCTCGGTCGCCACCACGTCGGCCAGTGCGGCACCTGCCCGCTGCGCACCAAGTGCGTCGAAGGGTTTTGGGCCCTGCGCGTCGACCACGGCGGCGGCCTGCAGCCGTGCCTGTTGCGCGAAGACCTGCGCCTGGACCTCAAGGACCTGCTGGGCGACCCGGACCGGCTCGCCGCTTCTGTGGCCGGCCACATCACCTCATTCACCGAAGGGACGCTATGA